From one Micrococcales bacterium genomic stretch:
- a CDS encoding PspC domain-containing protein, with protein sequence MSETTMYMTPPPVAPHLLRRSSSDRIFGGVCGGLGRYWNVDPVILRVVFG encoded by the coding sequence ATGAGTGAAACAACGATGTATATGACACCGCCGCCGGTGGCTCCCCACCTGTTGCGGCGCAGTTCCTCCGACCGCATCTTCGGCGGGGTGTGCGGGGGCCTGGGCCGCTACTGGAACGTCGATCCGGTGATCCTGCGGGTGGTCTTCGGGG
- a CDS encoding response regulator transcription factor, which produces MIRLVIVDDHEMVRAGIRGGMPEDIDVVGEAADVEQAVKVITATSPDVVLLDVHLPGGNAQAVLQQCVGSSRFLALSVSDASEDVVGVVRFGARGYVTKDITAPALAAAIRQVAGGDAVFSPRLAGFVLDAFTGAAAQSDDELDRLTARERDVMRLIARGYTYREVAEELFVSIKTVETHMSAVLRKLQLSNRRELARWAQVRHL; this is translated from the coding sequence ATGATCCGGCTGGTCATCGTCGACGACCACGAGATGGTGCGGGCCGGCATCCGGGGTGGCATGCCCGAGGACATCGACGTGGTCGGGGAGGCCGCCGACGTCGAGCAGGCCGTGAAGGTGATCACGGCCACCTCTCCCGATGTGGTGCTGCTGGACGTGCACCTGCCCGGCGGGAACGCGCAGGCGGTGCTGCAGCAGTGTGTGGGCAGTTCCCGGTTCCTCGCACTGTCCGTGTCGGATGCCTCCGAGGACGTGGTGGGTGTGGTGCGGTTCGGAGCCCGTGGCTACGTCACGAAGGACATCACCGCGCCTGCTCTGGCCGCGGCCATCCGCCAGGTCGCCGGCGGGGATGCGGTGTTCAGCCCCCGACTCGCCGGGTTCGTGCTCGATGCGTTCACCGGTGCCGCGGCCCAGAGCGATGACGAACTCGACCGGCTCACGGCCCGGGAGCGCGACGTCATGCGCCTGATCGCGCGCGGCTACACCTACCGGGAGGTCGCCGAGGAGTTGTTCGTCAGCATCAAGACCGTCGAGACCCACATGTCGGCGGTCTTGCGCAAACTGCAGCTGAGCAATCGCCGCGAGCTCGCGCGCTGGGCACAGGTCCGTCACCTCTGA
- a CDS encoding histidine kinase, with product MGAVRAAFVVLSFVGGIGVIAYAAYWAVLPARHEDDSDTARLLAFAAVVVGGFLILPTTSTWMQVGLPLAVIVLGATLVWSRVVPGRRLRRDGLQWTALGLGGAAGGPRHRRVAATGLALRSFLNLAAVAVLLVAGVGLIAMPWIAGLYRELTAERQERVRSQTRAELATQVHDSVLQTLTLIRQHADDPDQVARLARSEERHLRSWLYEPAGDPEHTLAAALAAAAAKVEQQYATAVEVVCVGDRALDDGGRAVVAAASEAVLNAAKHAGGSISVYAEADAAHIAVFVRDRGRGFDLAAIPEDRKGVSESMIGRMERAGGSCRIRSDQRGTEVALSLGPA from the coding sequence GTGGGGGCGGTGCGGGCGGCGTTCGTGGTGCTGAGCTTCGTCGGTGGTATCGGGGTGATCGCGTACGCCGCGTACTGGGCGGTCCTGCCTGCGCGGCACGAGGACGACTCCGACACCGCGCGCCTGCTCGCGTTCGCCGCGGTGGTGGTGGGTGGCTTCCTGATCCTGCCCACGACCAGTACCTGGATGCAGGTGGGCTTGCCGTTGGCTGTGATCGTGCTGGGCGCCACGCTGGTGTGGAGCAGGGTCGTGCCGGGACGCAGGTTGCGCCGCGATGGCCTGCAATGGACCGCGCTGGGCCTCGGGGGTGCTGCTGGTGGGCCTCGGCATCGTCGGGTGGCGGCCACCGGGCTGGCCCTGCGGTCGTTCCTGAACCTGGCCGCGGTCGCGGTCCTGCTGGTCGCCGGGGTCGGCCTGATCGCCATGCCGTGGATCGCCGGGCTCTACCGGGAACTGACCGCCGAGCGCCAGGAGCGGGTCCGCTCGCAGACCCGCGCCGAACTGGCCACCCAGGTCCACGACTCGGTGCTGCAGACCCTGACCCTGATCCGCCAGCACGCCGACGACCCGGACCAGGTCGCCCGGCTGGCGCGGTCCGAGGAACGGCACCTGCGGTCCTGGTTGTACGAACCGGCCGGAGACCCGGAGCACACACTCGCAGCAGCACTCGCTGCGGCCGCGGCGAAGGTCGAGCAGCAGTACGCCACGGCGGTGGAGGTCGTTTGTGTGGGGGACCGGGCCCTCGACGACGGCGGCCGGGCGGTGGTGGCGGCCGCGAGTGAGGCGGTGCTGAATGCGGCCAAGCATGCCGGCGGGTCGATCAGTGTCTACGCTGAGGCCGATGCCGCCCACATCGCGGTGTTCGTGCGCGACCGGGGCCGCGGCTTCGACCTGGCGGCCATCCCGGAGGACCGCAAGGGGGTCTCGGAGTCCATGATCGGTCGTATGGAACGTGCTGGTGGCTCCTGCCGGATCCGCTCCGACCAGCGGGGGACCGAAGTGGCCCTGAGCCTGGGGCCGGCATGA
- a CDS encoding MFS transporter translates to MAPLPSGLRRGYALGGIATGTYGTVPGLLLMPYLTEVIGIKAALAGLVVFLPKAWDFVLNPVAGRISDRSTNPRGRRRPIIRRAGMLMALGFLLIFIGPTAPAGLATAWVVAAFLGAATAYAFFQVPYLAMSAEITEDYGERTRLMMWRVIVITGGIMVAGASAPLLVEAFGGAQGYRVMALVMAVLIVAGTWGLWFGTRKATLTRHETTSGTLREQLLLVVRSPHVRTLLLAFVLQAVAMTMVLAGINYTARHVMGDPAVATYAFVAFVGPAIVVSPLWERFGLRWGKKAGFAATSVVLVVGLLALTAAGGGDLGVLLAASAVVGVGYAGSQLFPLAMLPDLAAHDAVESGQNRIGLLTGTWSAFELLGFALGPAVYGFVLSLGGYVSGAESQSDGAQWAILAGISIVPAVLVVLSLVALSRYRLDRVLREEGVDSAVH, encoded by the coding sequence ATGGCGCCGCTCCCGTCCGGGCTACGAAGAGGGTACGCACTCGGCGGCATCGCCACCGGCACCTACGGGACGGTCCCTGGCCTGCTGCTGATGCCCTACCTCACCGAGGTGATCGGGATCAAGGCCGCCCTCGCCGGGCTCGTGGTCTTCCTGCCCAAGGCCTGGGACTTCGTGCTCAACCCCGTGGCCGGCCGGATCAGCGACCGTTCGACGAACCCGCGCGGGCGGCGCCGGCCGATCATCAGGCGGGCGGGCATGCTGATGGCCCTGGGGTTCCTGCTGATCTTCATCGGTCCCACCGCTCCGGCCGGGCTTGCTACGGCGTGGGTGGTCGCCGCGTTCCTGGGCGCCGCGACGGCCTATGCGTTCTTCCAGGTGCCTTACCTGGCGATGTCGGCGGAGATCACTGAGGACTACGGAGAACGCACGCGGCTGATGATGTGGCGGGTCATCGTCATCACCGGGGGGATCATGGTGGCCGGTGCCAGTGCGCCGCTGCTGGTCGAAGCGTTCGGCGGGGCGCAGGGGTACCGCGTGATGGCGCTGGTGATGGCGGTACTGATCGTGGCGGGCACCTGGGGCCTCTGGTTCGGTACCCGCAAGGCCACCCTGACGCGTCACGAGACCACGAGCGGGACGCTGCGGGAGCAACTGCTGCTGGTGGTGCGCAGCCCGCACGTGCGCACGTTGCTGTTGGCCTTCGTGCTGCAAGCGGTGGCGATGACGATGGTGCTGGCGGGGATCAACTACACCGCCCGGCACGTGATGGGCGATCCGGCCGTCGCGACCTACGCCTTCGTCGCCTTCGTCGGGCCGGCGATCGTGGTCAGCCCGTTGTGGGAGAGGTTCGGCTTGCGCTGGGGCAAGAAGGCCGGGTTCGCCGCCACCTCGGTGGTGCTCGTGGTCGGCCTGCTGGCCCTGACCGCGGCCGGTGGTGGCGATCTGGGCGTCCTGCTCGCAGCGTCGGCGGTGGTCGGCGTCGGTTACGCCGGCAGCCAGCTGTTCCCGCTGGCGATGCTGCCCGACCTGGCCGCGCACGACGCCGTGGAGTCGGGCCAGAACCGGATCGGACTGCTCACCGGCACGTGGTCGGCCTTCGAGCTCCTGGGCTTCGCATTGGGTCCCGCGGTCTACGGGTTCGTGCTGTCGCTGGGCGGCTACGTCTCGGGGGCCGAGTCGCAGAGTGACGGGGCCCAGTGGGCCATCCTTGCCGGCATCTCGATCGTGCCAGCGGTGCTCGTGGTGCTGAGCCTGGTCGCGTTGAGCCGCTACCGGCTGGATCGCGTGTTGCGCGAGGAAGGGGTGGACAGTGCAGTCCACTGA
- a CDS encoding lipase → MTYPSTSVSGAPVELTGLVHLPHTPPPADGWPLISYGHMTTGGAASGAPSTAAPGHPEWRRISQGDALCDRLLARGVAVLRPDYEGLGSPGVHPYLIGEPLARSVLDMVAARTTFDARIGDRWVSAGHSEGSMAALFTARADVARPLPLLGVAAFTPVTRMDVTIGAARRLPVVLPGCAIFSPLIALMIRGAATVSPRMAELVAGDGLSPAARGLWPHLDQRCAEDLARPDSWGGLPPARIGGVRGEELFAELWAVMRDNEVRGLELAEVPVRIDAGLFDEVAPAPLTRRLLAAYRARGVDLTTRWWPSHHSGTMRAQYAPSEAADWIVRRLAT, encoded by the coding sequence GTGACCTACCCCTCCACCTCGGTGTCCGGCGCGCCGGTGGAACTCACCGGCCTGGTGCACCTGCCGCACACGCCACCGCCGGCGGACGGCTGGCCGCTGATCAGCTACGGGCACATGACGACCGGCGGCGCGGCGAGCGGGGCGCCGAGCACAGCGGCGCCCGGCCACCCCGAGTGGCGGCGGATCTCGCAGGGCGACGCGCTGTGCGACAGGCTGCTGGCCCGGGGGGTGGCGGTGCTGCGTCCGGACTACGAGGGCCTGGGCAGCCCTGGCGTGCACCCGTACCTCATAGGGGAGCCGCTGGCTCGCTCGGTGCTCGACATGGTGGCGGCACGGACCACGTTCGACGCCCGGATCGGGGACCGCTGGGTGAGCGCCGGGCATTCCGAGGGATCGATGGCCGCGCTGTTCACCGCCCGTGCGGATGTTGCCCGCCCGCTGCCGCTGCTCGGGGTCGCGGCGTTCACCCCGGTCACCCGCATGGACGTCACCATCGGTGCGGCGCGGCGGCTGCCTGTCGTCCTGCCCGGGTGCGCGATCTTCTCACCGCTGATCGCACTGATGATCCGCGGCGCGGCGACTGTCTCGCCCCGGATGGCGGAACTTGTCGCCGGGGACGGCCTGAGTCCCGCCGCCCGCGGCTTGTGGCCGCACCTGGACCAACGTTGTGCCGAGGATCTCGCCCGGCCCGATTCGTGGGGTGGTTTACCGCCGGCGCGGATCGGCGGGGTGCGCGGGGAGGAACTGTTCGCAGAACTCTGGGCCGTGATGCGGGACAACGAGGTGCGCGGCCTGGAGTTGGCCGAGGTGCCGGTGCGCATCGATGCCGGCCTGTTCGACGAGGTCGCCCCCGCCCCACTGACCCGCCGACTGCTGGCCGCCTACCGCGCCCGCGGGGTCGACCTCACGACCCGCTGGTGGCCCAGCCACCACTCCGGCACGATGCGTGCCCAGTACGCCCCGAGCGAGGCCGCCGATTGGATCGTGCGACGCCTCGCCACCTGA
- a CDS encoding M28 family peptidase, with amino-acid sequence MQSTDLLATIDDLVAMAPRATGTPGGEAAAEYVAARFRAAGLHDVHFLEVPSYAWRATTCSLRVAGRDLQCGPVLHSALPDHEATGALGGTVSAPVVDIGDGKVADHDVRGRIVLFDLTFDMSLYSLLMISEYVHDPGRRMLRRDVMGSRNPYVTSLTSVMTSAAEAGAVAVIGVLRDYPESVRYHNEYYRRTLLELPGVWVTRATGQAIRDLLGAGVEAEIVLEVQRDRVTSRTVLGVLPGRSRETVMVQSHHDSVGPGAVEDASGSAEVIALAEHYGRLAHDGAVRDKTLLFVTFDSHFTGYQAHREFARRYALDPESPYDLVMNATIEHVGLRAVRGPDGGFAHTGQTEPRGVFENLNPRLKWELGRAIRRHGLHSTCLLNASLLEYTRSGIPTDASFTLLCGVPTVSLVSGPLYLYDDADTPEWVDADQLVPVAQFFVDVIDTADGASSDRIGLVPRPLRRRLPRGRW; translated from the coding sequence GTGCAGTCCACTGACCTGCTGGCCACGATCGACGACCTGGTGGCGATGGCGCCGCGCGCCACCGGAACCCCGGGTGGGGAGGCCGCGGCCGAGTACGTGGCCGCGCGCTTCCGCGCAGCCGGCCTGCACGACGTCCACTTCCTGGAGGTCCCGTCCTACGCCTGGCGCGCGACCACCTGCAGCCTGCGCGTGGCGGGCCGCGACCTGCAGTGCGGTCCCGTCCTGCACAGCGCGCTGCCGGACCACGAGGCGACCGGCGCCCTGGGGGGCACGGTCAGCGCGCCCGTTGTCGACATCGGCGACGGGAAGGTCGCAGACCACGACGTGCGGGGCCGGATCGTGTTGTTCGACCTGACTTTCGACATGTCCCTGTACTCCCTGCTGATGATCAGCGAGTACGTGCACGACCCTGGGCGCAGGATGCTGCGCCGCGACGTCATGGGTTCGCGCAACCCGTACGTCACCTCGCTGACCTCAGTGATGACCTCGGCGGCCGAGGCGGGGGCGGTCGCGGTGATCGGCGTGCTGCGCGACTACCCGGAGTCGGTGCGCTACCACAACGAGTACTACCGCCGCACCCTGCTCGAGTTGCCGGGTGTGTGGGTCACCAGGGCCACGGGGCAGGCGATACGCGACCTGCTGGGCGCCGGCGTTGAGGCCGAGATCGTGCTGGAGGTGCAGCGCGACCGGGTCACGTCCAGGACCGTGCTCGGGGTACTGCCCGGGCGCAGCCGCGAGACCGTCATGGTGCAATCGCACCACGACTCGGTCGGACCCGGCGCGGTCGAGGACGCCTCGGGCAGCGCGGAGGTGATCGCGCTGGCCGAGCACTACGGGCGCCTCGCACATGACGGCGCGGTGCGCGACAAGACGCTGCTCTTCGTGACGTTCGACAGTCACTTCACCGGCTATCAGGCCCACCGGGAGTTCGCCCGGCGCTATGCCCTCGACCCGGAAAGCCCGTACGACCTGGTGATGAACGCGACGATCGAGCACGTCGGCCTGCGGGCCGTCCGCGGCCCGGACGGCGGCTTCGCGCATACCGGCCAGACCGAACCACGTGGTGTCTTCGAGAACCTCAACCCGCGGCTCAAGTGGGAACTGGGACGGGCGATCCGCCGGCACGGCCTGCACAGCACGTGCCTGCTCAACGCCTCGCTGCTGGAGTACACGCGCAGCGGCATCCCCACCGACGCCTCGTTCACGTTGCTGTGCGGGGTGCCGACGGTGAGCCTGGTGTCCGGCCCCCTGTACCTGTACGACGACGCCGACACCCCCGAGTGGGTGGACGCCGACCAACTGGTGCCGGTGGCGCAGTTCTTCGTCGACGTGATCGACACTGCCGACGGGGCCAGTAGCGACCGGATCGGTCTGGTCCCCCGCCCGCTGCGCCGGCGACTGCCGCGCGGCCGCTGGTGA
- a CDS encoding histidine kinase — protein sequence MDAWVLALAAIAGAIVLAVLIARWVRGRSQMGTESQMATYRTLHIASLAAPALRGGLTEAAATRSVKYLRGLLGVEALAVTDRFSTLAFDGTGDKQRELAVEHAEPALDSGTAVVIGSDQARAVSEMFRSGIAAPLTSDEVVIGALVAYSATPAGPAMMRAVEEVATFTSGQLDLAELDRTRARTAEAEVRVLRAQISPHFIFNSLTAIASFVRTDPDRARDLLLDFAAFTRYSFRAHGRFTTLAEELRSVEQYLLLEQARFGDRLQVKLRVDPEVLGVRIPFLCIQPLVENAVRHGLEDRDTPGLVSITALERGPDCWISVEDDGVGNDPAVIRRSLSGEPGDHVGLANVDERLRQAFGDDRGLVVETAPMAGTKVTMRIPKYAEAVAHD from the coding sequence ATGGATGCGTGGGTGCTGGCGCTGGCGGCGATCGCCGGTGCCATCGTGCTCGCCGTCCTCATCGCCCGCTGGGTGCGCGGGCGCAGCCAGATGGGCACGGAGAGCCAAATGGCCACATACCGCACGCTGCACATCGCCAGCCTTGCGGCGCCGGCGCTGCGGGGTGGGCTGACCGAGGCCGCTGCGACCCGGTCGGTGAAGTACCTGCGGGGGCTGCTGGGCGTGGAGGCGCTGGCGGTCACCGACCGGTTCAGCACGCTGGCCTTCGACGGCACCGGCGACAAGCAGCGCGAACTCGCGGTGGAGCACGCGGAACCCGCGCTGGACTCGGGCACCGCGGTGGTCATCGGGAGCGACCAGGCACGCGCGGTCTCGGAGATGTTCCGCTCCGGCATCGCCGCCCCGCTGACCTCCGACGAGGTGGTCATCGGGGCGCTCGTGGCGTACTCGGCCACCCCCGCCGGCCCGGCGATGATGCGCGCGGTGGAGGAGGTGGCGACGTTCACCTCCGGCCAGCTCGACCTCGCCGAACTCGACCGCACGCGGGCGCGCACCGCCGAGGCCGAGGTGCGAGTCCTGCGCGCGCAGATCTCCCCGCACTTCATCTTCAACTCGCTGACCGCCATCGCGTCCTTCGTGCGCACCGACCCCGACCGCGCCCGCGACCTGCTGCTCGACTTCGCGGCGTTCACCCGGTACAGCTTCCGGGCGCACGGCCGCTTCACGACCCTGGCCGAGGAACTGCGATCCGTCGAGCAGTACCTGCTGCTGGAACAGGCCCGGTTCGGCGACCGCCTGCAGGTGAAACTGCGTGTCGATCCGGAGGTCCTGGGGGTGCGCATCCCCTTCCTGTGCATACAGCCGCTGGTCGAGAACGCGGTGCGCCACGGCCTTGAGGACCGCGACACCCCCGGGCTGGTGAGCATCACCGCGCTGGAGCGGGGCCCGGACTGCTGGATCAGCGTGGAGGACGACGGGGTGGGCAACGACCCGGCCGTCATCCGGCGCAGCCTCTCCGGCGAACCCGGGGACCACGTCGGCCTGGCCAATGTCGACGAGCGGCTGCGGCAGGCCTTCGGCGACGACCGGGGGCTGGTCGTGGAGACCGCTCCGATGGCTGGCACGAAGGTCACGATGCGCATCCCGAAATACGCCGAGGCGGTGGCCCATGACTGA
- a CDS encoding DUF222 domain-containing protein yields the protein MTAVVEEPVGELLAGLAQLPSGHPSTWDLEELRTGIPTLFALSNQLASLQYEALASYDTRGGAQIDGHRTTGDWLQKRTRISDGGARVHTARDLRDHLPATAQALHAGTITNEHVRVIRRAFRMFGEKFSLIEERVVDFALTHTVKQLRAYVDLIIQQYQPQDHDDEAEMRRDDRKVFLSQSLDGWWVLDGMLDPATGEIVKAALDRYAQPTDQNDRRSAPMRNADALAEIADRAMDGADRATGYGHLAVMMTVDQLETGLGVTWPSGLLMSRTDLRTLSCSASVSYVVGVPTDDPVRWQPLAVGFAARYATKAQRAALAVRDGDGCVHPGCTVPAWRCVAHHIRPWDQGGSTDLQNLVLVCRYHHRRIHLGRLRIIWVDRHATTAEADRAPP from the coding sequence GTGACAGCAGTGGTGGAGGAGCCGGTTGGTGAGTTGCTCGCGGGGCTTGCACAGCTGCCTTCAGGGCATCCGTCGACGTGGGATCTGGAGGAGTTGCGCACCGGGATCCCGACGCTGTTCGCTCTCAGCAACCAGCTCGCCTCGCTGCAGTACGAGGCGCTCGCGTCCTACGACACCCGCGGTGGGGCGCAGATCGATGGGCACCGCACGACCGGGGACTGGCTGCAGAAGCGGACGCGGATCTCCGATGGTGGCGCGCGGGTGCACACGGCCCGCGACCTGCGCGATCATTTGCCGGCGACCGCGCAGGCGCTGCACGCCGGGACGATCACGAACGAGCATGTGCGGGTGATCCGGCGGGCCTTCCGGATGTTCGGGGAGAAGTTCTCGCTCATTGAGGAGCGGGTGGTGGACTTCGCGCTCACTCACACGGTCAAGCAGTTGCGGGCCTACGTGGACCTGATCATCCAGCAGTACCAGCCGCAGGACCACGACGATGAGGCGGAGATGAGGCGGGACGACCGCAAGGTGTTCCTCTCGCAGTCGCTCGACGGTTGGTGGGTGCTGGACGGGATGTTGGATCCGGCGACCGGTGAGATCGTGAAGGCGGCCCTCGACCGCTATGCGCAGCCGACGGACCAGAACGACCGGCGCAGCGCACCGATGCGCAACGCCGACGCCCTCGCGGAGATCGCCGATCGGGCGATGGACGGCGCCGATCGTGCCACCGGCTACGGGCACCTCGCCGTGATGATGACGGTGGACCAGCTGGAGACCGGGCTGGGGGTGACGTGGCCGAGCGGTCTGCTGATGTCTCGCACGGATCTGCGCACCTTGTCGTGCAGCGCCTCGGTGTCGTACGTAGTGGGGGTGCCCACCGACGATCCCGTACGGTGGCAGCCGCTGGCCGTCGGGTTCGCCGCCCGGTACGCCACGAAGGCCCAGCGTGCGGCGTTGGCGGTACGGGACGGCGACGGCTGTGTGCATCCGGGGTGCACGGTTCCGGCCTGGCGGTGCGTGGCCCACCACATCCGGCCCTGGGATCAGGGTGGGAGCACCGACCTGCAGAATCTCGTCCTGGTGTGCAGATACCACCATCGGCGCATCCACCTCGGGCGCCTGCGCATCATCTGGGTCGACCGACACGCCACCACCGCCGAGGCTGATCGCGCGCCACCCTGA
- a CDS encoding aminotransferase class I/II-fold pyridoxal phosphate-dependent enzyme, with amino-acid sequence MRYRRMPIEVESPEQVGYATITNNLSESSVADRRLGDLGLDLDLDDLVLCYGDHLGDPVLRQAVAGLGQGIDADDVLVTPGAAAALFCTATAMLDTGDHMVVVRTNYATNLETPRAIGADVDIVDLRYDDRWALDLDRLESRVRPGQTRLISVTCPHNPTGTMLREADLHRLVGIAENSGAVLMVDETYRDLTQGPRLPMAASLSPCAVSVGSMSKAYGLPGIRIGWAVTTGPDVQQSLLAAKEQIVICGSTIDEHIAGRVLTDRERILPAILADVRERAAVVGSWMQGQDTFEWVPPTGGVVGLVRFREDLVVDEEAFYRHLLADHGTYVGPGHWFEVDDRHFRLGFGWPTFEQLHAGLAGLTAAASDAMR; translated from the coding sequence ATGCGCTACCGGCGAATGCCGATCGAAGTCGAATCCCCCGAGCAGGTGGGTTACGCCACCATCACCAACAACCTTTCGGAGAGTTCGGTCGCCGATCGGCGACTGGGTGACCTTGGCCTGGATCTCGACCTCGACGACCTGGTGCTGTGCTACGGGGATCATCTGGGTGATCCCGTGCTGCGACAGGCCGTTGCCGGACTCGGGCAAGGCATCGACGCGGACGACGTGCTTGTCACCCCCGGCGCGGCAGCTGCTCTGTTCTGCACGGCGACCGCCATGCTCGATACCGGCGACCACATGGTCGTGGTGCGGACCAACTATGCGACCAACTTGGAGACCCCGCGGGCCATCGGGGCGGACGTCGACATCGTGGACCTTCGCTATGACGACCGGTGGGCCCTCGACCTCGACCGCTTGGAGTCGCGTGTGCGGCCGGGTCAGACGCGGTTGATCAGCGTGACCTGCCCGCACAATCCCACGGGCACGATGCTGCGCGAGGCGGATCTGCATCGGCTGGTGGGAATCGCCGAGAACTCCGGTGCCGTGCTGATGGTCGACGAGACCTATCGTGACCTCACACAGGGTCCGCGACTGCCGATGGCCGCAAGCCTGTCGCCGTGTGCGGTTAGTGTCGGATCGATGTCCAAGGCGTACGGCCTTCCGGGTATCCGCATCGGGTGGGCGGTGACCACCGGCCCGGACGTGCAGCAGTCGCTGCTGGCGGCGAAGGAGCAGATCGTGATCTGCGGTTCCACGATCGATGAGCACATCGCCGGCCGGGTGCTCACCGATCGGGAGCGGATCCTGCCGGCGATCCTTGCGGACGTGCGTGAAAGGGCAGCTGTGGTCGGGTCGTGGATGCAGGGTCAGGACACCTTCGAGTGGGTGCCGCCGACAGGCGGTGTGGTGGGGCTGGTCCGCTTCAGAGAGGATCTCGTGGTGGACGAAGAGGCCTTCTACCGCCATCTGCTCGCGGATCACGGAACCTACGTCGGTCCGGGTCACTGGTTCGAGGTCGACGATCGCCATTTCCGGCTCGGCTTCGGCTGGCCCACCTTTGAACAACTGCACGCCGGGCTTGCCGGACTGACGGCGGCCGCCTCGGATGCGATGCGCTAG
- a CDS encoding response regulator transcription factor yields MTDTEGLVVVAVDDEQPALAELTYLLGRTAGVAQVRPASTATDALELLQADDVDAVFLDIRMPGMDGLALARVIGRFAAPPPVVFVTAYDSHAVDAFDIAAVDYLLKPIRAERLAQAVGRVQRHLESELGPGTAAPDAAAPDETIAVELGGVTRYVKRSDIVYVEAQRDYVRLHTREGGHLVRVPLATLEERWEAAGFLRVHRRYLVNAACVVGLRNAAGRLTVDLGQGQAVPVSRRHAAAVKEALVAGHRLERDS; encoded by the coding sequence ATGACTGACACCGAGGGGCTGGTGGTGGTGGCGGTGGACGACGAGCAACCGGCGCTGGCTGAACTCACCTACCTGCTCGGCCGGACCGCGGGTGTCGCGCAGGTCAGGCCCGCCAGCACCGCGACGGACGCGTTGGAACTGCTGCAGGCCGACGACGTGGACGCCGTCTTCCTCGACATCCGCATGCCGGGGATGGACGGTCTGGCGCTGGCGCGGGTGATCGGCCGGTTCGCCGCGCCGCCGCCGGTGGTGTTCGTCACGGCCTACGACTCCCACGCCGTGGACGCCTTCGACATCGCCGCGGTGGACTACCTGCTCAAGCCCATCCGCGCCGAACGCCTGGCGCAGGCGGTAGGCCGGGTGCAGCGCCACCTCGAGAGCGAACTCGGTCCCGGGACGGCCGCGCCCGATGCAGCGGCACCCGACGAGACGATCGCCGTCGAGCTCGGCGGCGTCACGCGTTACGTCAAGCGCTCGGACATCGTCTACGTGGAGGCCCAGCGCGACTACGTGCGCCTGCACACCCGCGAGGGCGGGCACCTCGTGCGCGTGCCGCTGGCCACCCTCGAGGAGCGCTGGGAGGCCGCGGGTTTCCTGCGCGTCCACCGCCGGTACCTGGTCAACGCGGCCTGCGTGGTCGGCCTGCGCAACGCCGCGGGGCGGCTCACCGTCGACCTCGGACAGGGCCAGGCCGTCCCGGTCAGCCGCCGGCACGCGGCCGCGGTCAAGGAGGCGCTGGTGGCCGGCCACCGTCTGGAGCGGGACTCGTGA